The following are from one region of the Vibrio hyugaensis genome:
- a CDS encoding DUF7661 family protein: protein MSSSMKVNVFGKIMLAECKDGIWTLYIDSETSIKRPIRDFVVPPFLDEDELLTYLDDMYHEQATATHTCVFRIE, encoded by the coding sequence ATGAGCAGTTCAATGAAAGTAAATGTGTTTGGAAAAATCATGCTTGCTGAATGCAAAGATGGGATTTGGACGCTTTATATCGATTCGGAAACTTCGATAAAGCGCCCTATCAGAGACTTTGTAGTGCCGCCTTTTCTCGATGAGGACGAGTTGCTGACCTACCTAGATGATATGTATCACGAGCAAGCAACCGCAACTCATACCTGTGTGTTTCGGATTGAATAG
- a CDS encoding GNAT family N-acetyltransferase, whose amino-acid sequence MLKRVSSENPSVVSLTRDCFQELRAIYSPNKAAKSTSSKDEWVNYAYYLEDRIVGCVKVKLTNGELQLSGLAVESAYRKQGIARRLIMTLCELYGSGNAMSVWCVEDTGNVEVFKALGFEVLQTESSSLFSLTNGHPATEVKLGYSIRNTQV is encoded by the coding sequence ATGCTTAAACGCGTTTCGAGTGAAAACCCTTCGGTAGTATCCCTTACTAGAGATTGCTTTCAAGAATTGAGAGCAATCTACTCTCCAAATAAAGCCGCGAAATCGACTTCAAGCAAAGATGAATGGGTCAATTATGCTTATTATCTTGAAGATAGAATCGTTGGCTGCGTCAAAGTCAAACTAACAAACGGTGAGTTGCAATTATCTGGACTGGCTGTAGAAAGCGCATATCGTAAACAAGGCATCGCTCGCCGCTTAATTATGACTTTGTGTGAGTTATATGGCTCGGGGAATGCTATGAGTGTTTGGTGTGTGGAAGATACGGGTAATGTCGAGGTTTTTAAAGCACTCGGTTTTGAAGTGCTGCAAACAGAGTCTTCCTCGTTGTTCTCATTAACCAATGGTCATCCAGCTACGGAAGTTAAGTTGGGCTATTCAATCCGAAACACACAGGTATGA
- a CDS encoding YceK/YidQ family lipoprotein, which translates to MNYSMCLLNGEPSYSENTGPKLDGVPFFVFDTAFSALVDTLFLPCTITMQAQKGPIDVN; encoded by the coding sequence ATGAATTACAGCATGTGCTTGTTAAATGGTGAGCCAAGTTATTCAGAAAACACGGGGCCCAAACTAGATGGGGTGCCTTTCTTTGTGTTCGATACCGCTTTTTCAGCGCTGGTTGATACCTTGTTCTTACCGTGCACCATAACAATGCAGGCACAGAAAGGGCCAATAGACGTTAACTAA
- a CDS encoding NUDIX hydrolase, translating into MVDKVCPLVLRKQNREILLFKHPLAGVQLVKGTVELFDCDVLSAAKRELAEESGIELVNQPTYLGAWESGFQEQRWHFVLCECEVLPEHWVFHTQDDGGHDFEFFWHEVTNDISSHAHPVFQRALEQVRQLIRLGAMK; encoded by the coding sequence GTGGTTGATAAAGTGTGTCCTCTGGTGTTGCGAAAACAAAATCGTGAGATTCTTCTTTTCAAACATCCTCTTGCGGGCGTTCAGTTGGTGAAAGGCACTGTTGAACTCTTCGATTGCGACGTCTTAAGTGCGGCAAAAAGAGAATTGGCAGAAGAGTCGGGGATTGAACTGGTCAATCAACCAACCTACTTAGGGGCTTGGGAGAGCGGGTTTCAAGAGCAACGTTGGCATTTTGTTTTGTGTGAATGTGAAGTGTTGCCGGAACATTGGGTTTTCCACACTCAAGATGATGGTGGGCATGATTTTGAATTCTTTTGGCATGAAGTTACGAACGACATCTCTTCCCATGCGCACCCTGTCTTTCAGCGTGCTTTAGAGCAAGTTCGTCAGCTTATCCGCCTTGGAGCAATGAAGTGA
- a CDS encoding NUDIX hydrolase, producing MPERASLILINDHREVLLIERVKGDRHYWVFPGGSVEDRESLSEAAKREALEETSIELTSLTPVFQIQNQGRMDHYFLSHIGSATPALGNGPERQRRSAFNQYILRWVSFTELAMLPLFPVEAKQICLQSEEVLCG from the coding sequence ATGCCGGAGCGAGCAAGTTTGATATTAATAAACGATCACCGAGAAGTTTTATTGATTGAACGAGTGAAGGGCGATAGACACTATTGGGTGTTTCCTGGCGGCAGTGTAGAGGATAGAGAAAGTCTTTCTGAAGCAGCAAAACGCGAAGCTTTAGAAGAGACCTCTATAGAGCTGACATCGCTCACTCCTGTGTTTCAGATCCAAAATCAAGGCCGAATGGATCATTACTTCTTATCACATATCGGCTCAGCTACCCCAGCATTAGGTAACGGCCCCGAACGACAAAGGCGCTCGGCTTTCAATCAATATATTTTGAGATGGGTGAGTTTTACTGAACTAGCCATGTTGCCTCTCTTTCCAGTCGAAGCAAAACAAATATGCCTTCAGAGCGAGGAGGTACTCTGTGGTTGA
- a CDS encoding methyl-accepting chemotaxis protein, whose protein sequence is MTTRKRLRFSFSLIQTISATFLTIIALVIALSVSSFKGMEQVGEQFEELSQKALPMAMANATLTRNVLEQVKLLNYGMQISDPDELPLITAQIEALAQQTEGLIEQTSGVAEHLSNMLQVNVQELHQVTNSILSKQSAVIQMQSDINLAVDGFRYGLSSIGPEMNRISSFLSNDNPESSDAANRFIASASSMESTFLVMMMQTELEKAEQEYREMRNRIAGINLAYDDFKEWHPEVNEFASLTAPYEMVQAGFKDEGVLRLILAKLERSEQQKAEFQRASQLSNETMYLLDQVSDSASALIDERETIVHSTIQNVSLMVVVAAGVISLVVLATWFGLRTWINRGLKNILTRLSALTEHDFRDKAHEIGPFELKEVARKLNQVIDSTHDSISTVTRNCETLYQTAEISHDAAEQTNQSLTVQNEALASMVTTITQLEASIREIATVTNASSEDSHLATEHTVKGVAVVEQNRQRLESLESSLNMNEQSMMELDQRVKQIREMVDMISGIADNTNLLALNAAIEAARAGEQGRGFAVVADEVRKLASDTSQQTTNIREMMNELVAAAERSRKAVSESREEMAHALQSSHEVKSAFSDIDAAVRHIQLRVEQISVATEEQERATADVSQAITHISDQGEHTKLQLESMVESSEQVADIAGHQQAMLHKYELHQVS, encoded by the coding sequence ATGACAACGCGCAAACGTCTACGCTTCTCTTTTTCACTGATTCAAACGATCAGTGCAACATTTTTAACTATCATCGCACTTGTTATAGCCCTTTCTGTCTCAAGTTTCAAAGGAATGGAGCAGGTTGGAGAACAATTTGAAGAGTTGTCTCAAAAAGCGTTACCGATGGCGATGGCAAATGCGACACTGACAAGAAATGTTTTAGAGCAAGTAAAGTTGCTTAACTATGGAATGCAAATTTCTGATCCAGATGAACTTCCTCTCATCACCGCACAAATTGAAGCTCTCGCACAGCAAACTGAAGGTTTAATAGAACAAACATCGGGAGTCGCTGAACATTTATCTAACATGTTACAAGTAAATGTTCAGGAATTGCATCAAGTCACCAATTCCATTTTATCGAAACAGTCTGCGGTGATTCAGATGCAAAGCGACATTAACTTGGCCGTCGATGGGTTTCGATATGGCTTAAGTTCGATTGGTCCAGAGATGAACCGTATCAGCTCATTCCTAAGCAACGACAACCCTGAATCGAGTGATGCGGCAAATCGCTTCATTGCATCTGCAAGCTCGATGGAAAGCACCTTCTTGGTCATGATGATGCAAACCGAGCTAGAGAAAGCGGAGCAAGAATACAGAGAAATGCGAAACCGTATCGCTGGTATTAATCTCGCTTACGATGATTTCAAAGAGTGGCACCCTGAAGTGAATGAGTTCGCCAGCCTAACTGCGCCTTATGAGATGGTACAGGCAGGCTTCAAAGATGAAGGGGTTTTGCGTTTGATTCTAGCGAAACTTGAACGGAGCGAGCAGCAAAAAGCGGAGTTTCAACGTGCCTCTCAGCTCTCAAACGAAACCATGTATTTGCTCGACCAAGTCTCTGATTCTGCCTCTGCGCTGATTGATGAGCGTGAAACTATTGTCCACAGCACCATTCAAAATGTCAGCTTGATGGTTGTTGTTGCCGCTGGCGTCATCTCGCTTGTGGTGTTAGCGACTTGGTTTGGCCTTCGTACTTGGATCAATCGAGGGTTGAAAAACATCCTTACTCGTCTTTCCGCTTTAACGGAACATGATTTCCGAGATAAAGCGCATGAGATAGGACCGTTTGAGCTTAAAGAAGTCGCACGCAAACTCAACCAAGTTATCGACTCAACACATGATTCGATTTCAACCGTTACGCGTAACTGCGAAACCTTGTACCAAACCGCTGAGATTAGCCACGATGCGGCAGAGCAAACAAATCAAAGCTTAACTGTGCAAAATGAAGCGCTGGCGAGCATGGTGACAACCATTACTCAGTTAGAAGCGTCGATTAGAGAGATCGCGACGGTGACGAATGCCTCTTCCGAAGATTCGCATTTAGCGACAGAACACACAGTGAAAGGTGTTGCTGTGGTAGAGCAAAACCGTCAGCGTTTGGAGTCACTAGAAAGCTCACTCAACATGAATGAACAATCCATGATGGAGCTCGACCAACGAGTTAAACAGATTCGTGAGATGGTAGACATGATCAGTGGCATTGCCGATAACACCAACTTACTTGCTTTGAATGCGGCGATTGAAGCGGCGCGTGCTGGGGAACAAGGGCGAGGTTTCGCGGTAGTCGCCGATGAGGTTCGCAAGTTGGCCAGTGATACCTCGCAGCAGACCACCAATATTCGTGAAATGATGAATGAGTTAGTCGCAGCGGCAGAACGCTCACGTAAAGCGGTAAGTGAGTCGCGTGAAGAGATGGCGCATGCACTTCAATCGAGTCATGAAGTAAAGTCGGCTTTTTCGGATATCGATGCGGCGGTTCGACATATACAGCTACGTGTCGAACAGATTTCTGTTGCGACAGAAGAGCAAGAACGAGCAACAGCGGATGTATCACAAGCCATTACACATATTTCTGACCAAGGTGAACACACCAAACTCCAATTAGAATCCATGGTCGAAAGCTCAGAGCAAGTCGCAGACATCGCGGGGCATCAACAAGCGATGCTACATAAATACGAACTGCATCAGGTGAGTTGA